The Oryza brachyantha chromosome 7, ObraRS2, whole genome shotgun sequence genomic interval cccacctgtcatcctCACTCCACTCCATGCACCGAGTCCACCCGCCCCCTCCACCACTTTGCCGCCttcccctccgcctcctcctccaccaccaccaccaccagacCTTCTCGAagcttcctccctcctccccccaaATCCCTTCCCCTTGCTCCTCTTCcaaatccgccgccgccgccgcagattCCCTAGCTCCCAGGAGGTACAGCTCCTCCCACAGCCTCACGGAAGGGTAGAAGGAGGAGGTGCGGTTGATtttattcagttttttttcccccctTCCCGTTTCTCCGGCGGTGGGGGGCCAGAGGGGCTGATCATGGTcgtgtgccgccgccgtcttgcAGAGATTTCCCCCAACCGCCACCGACGATCCTTCACTGTATGCTCTCGCTCGCAGCTCGCTCCTCTTCGGTTTGTTTTCCCCTTTAGTTTGAGTTGCTTTGGATTAGCATCATGTGGCGATGTACGTATCAGGATCtttccccccaaaaaaaaaaaatctcctaTTCTGGGATGAACTACTGCTATAGTTTTACAAGATGTTACTAGTAGTAGTTTTGGCCTAAACGTCTACTGTACCTGTTGTATTGGAAATTTGAAATGGCCCATGGTTAAGCTAGTGATGAATAAACCTGCCTAGTAATGGTGCTCTACCTAATTGCTCCAATTTATATTTGGGACAGTGGCACAAAGGGGAGTAGCACTGTGCAAAGCTGTTGTGGTCCGTCAAGGGAGATTGGCCAACCTGTGGGGTTTCAAATCGACATAAGTACGTCAGTGTGCGTATTCTTGTCTCTACGTGCTTATCATTTGAGCTCTATTATGTTTTGTGCTATGGACGAATGGAGTAAGCCTTGAGCAGTTACCAACTTCGATTGGGAAGGATTAACCACAGTCATGTACTGTACAGCACCGTCAGCTGTTTGAGGTTGCTGTTTTTGAAGTCGTTAATGATTTCCGTTTTACTGTGATGTGTAGATTCTGACCATCCATCAATCTGGCGGTTCATAGTTCTGCACTTACAACTTTGGTGCCAGAAAGGAGAGAGCAAAGTGATTTGCTGTCTCCTGTTGATTGTGGCCTGTTGAGGCCCAGTGATGGCAGATGCTAGTTCAAGGACTGACACATCGATTGTTGTAGACAACGACGACAAAAACCACCAGGTAATACTTTTTCAGGTTTTTCCTATCCACACTAACATGCCATGGAATTGACTGCTTGAGCTTAAGAATATAGCTGGTGATGTGAAGGTAGTAATCATTTTCTTGTCTGCTACTTGCTACGAATTGGATAATTGAGAGATACTTGACCAATAATCTGCTCTAGAGTGGAGATGCCACTGCATTCTATGACAGTAATATgtaattaatcatttaaacCTTGCAATTCTTGTGCTATTTCATCTATTGACGCCAAAACACTCTTTTaagctattttatttactgacTCACAGTCATGTCTTGCTGTTGCACCCTGATAACATATTGATTCTATGAATCCACTGCCAAACGGCGCTCTAAATATGTTCGACTGCTGAAAATACAGTTAGAAAACGGACAGAGTGGTGCAGTCATGGCTTCTAACTCTTCAGATAGATCTGACAGATCCGACAAACCTATGGACCAAAAGGTGACATTTTAGTCAGTTTCTTTGCTTATACATCACTTAATCTTGTATATTGTATTGttaatttcatattgtaattGGTATGCAATAGACAATGCGGCGGCTTGCTCAAAATCGTGAGGCGGCAAGAAAAAGCCGGCTTAGGAAAAAGGTACTACTGCAGTTTTGCTCTTATGCTTGCTTTTGCTCTGAACAAAAATGCCTTGTTTGGAAAAGCATAAGATTAATTCTATGAACTCGTGTATTCAAACTATTATCTGTCTAATTTGAATTGCCATAGTTGTTGTCGTTTAAGGGTTGGCAGCAAGTGAAATATGAACCAAGGAGTTTAATTGCTTATTTGCAGTTTCTATTGACAGTTGTTTTGAACTACtgtaacatgtttttttaatttgaacttTGAAGGCATATGTACAACAACTAGAGAGCAGTAAGCTGAAGCTTGCACAGCTAGAGCAAGAGCTCCAGAAAGCTCGCCAGCAGGtaaatttttctttgttgtttGTTGGGTCCATGAAATAGTTAACAAACACCACTTCTTTCTGTACTCagagaatttttggatatataaTTTCAGGGAATCTTCATCTCTAGCTCTGGAGACCAAACCCATGCCATGAGTGGAAAtggtaatttttcatattttcatcTCATGGTACCCATCAACATTTTGTGTCTTGTGTTGCTTAGATGGTTTTATCCTTCTTTTAACAGTTTATATTAACTGTTTGCTGCTTGCTTTCTAGAAGTGTTTCTCAAATAGTAAGGTTGTCTTTTGCAGGGGCATTAACCTTTGACTTGGAATACACAAGATGGCTTGAGGAGCAAAATAAGCAGATAAATGAGCTGAGGACAGCGGTGAATGCTCATGCAAGTGACAGTGACCTCCGTCTTATCGTCGATGGCATAATGGCACATTACGATGAAATATTCAAGGTCAAGGGTACAGCTGCAAAGGCTGACGTGTTTCATATACTTTCAGGCATGTGGAAGACACCTGCAGAAAGGTGCTTCCTGTGGCTCGGTGGTTTCCGTCCATCTGAACTTCTAAAGGTAAGCATAGATTAATTCTCAAGGTTTCTTGTTTGTTTGATGCTCTTATTGGTCCTGTAACTCGTACTAATTTCTTCATATGGTGCAAAATTTCAGCTCCTAGCTAATCACCTCGAGCCTTTAACTGAGCAGCAGTTACTGGGATTAAACAACCTACAGGAATCTTCTCAGCAGGCGGAGGATGCACTATCACAGGGTATGGAAGCACTGCAGCAATCTTTGGCAGATACTTTGGCTGGATCTCTTGGTTCATCAGGGTCTTCTGGGAATGTGGCGAACTACATGGGTCAGATGGCAATGGCCATGGGTAAACTAGGAACGCTCGAGAATTTCCTTTGCCAGGCAAGCATCTCCTCCTTATCTAAGTCTCGTCATTTTTTCTGCCTGGCAACATGGATTTTTAGTCGGGGACAACATATATTTAGCTGATGACTTGTGTCAGATGTTTAGTCTGGTGATTGTTTAGGCGTTTtatggaaaaagccaaacgactgcaaatgaaaaataatttatgaataaaaattttatacgcgtattcttagcgatctaaaagccaatgttgggaaataaacttcagcaaaaaaatcaaaatcaactcaaaatttatgaaaaatcaaattttggcttataagtataagcataagagaaaaaGCATAAGAGAAAAGGTATGAGGGTTAGAGGGttagattttttatgattCTTTTGGTTCCATTCTTGTCAGGCGGACAACCTGCGGCAGCAGACCTTGCATCAAATGCAACGAATTCTGACGATCCGACAAGCCTCGCGTGCTCTTCTTGCCATACACGATTACTTTTCACGCTTGCGTGCATTGAGTTCCCTGTGGCTTGCTAGGCCACGGGAGTAACAAATGGTCGAGTTCCTGTGACGAGGTTTGGAGAACACTCATTATGATGGACTGCAGATAATTGGGGTTTTCCCTGTACAATTGTTAAAGCTGTACCTAAATTAAACTGGTGTATGCAAGTAGGTGAAGCCTCTAAGTAAGTTATAATGATTGCATTATTGTGTTAGCAATAAAAGTTAGGGGTAAATCAGGATGGGTCCTGAGCTGTTTTGTTGTAGTAGAACTGTACCTAGTGGCTGGAAATGCATTGTTGAATGTAACTACAGAAACAGAAATACTGTTCACTTTGCATGATATTGTGTAATACTCCAATCAGCTAAGGTAGCGATTAGCACTCCTTTGTGAAGCTGAAACTGCAACCTGGCAAGCACAGGTACAAAAGACTGCATGgtaaatgaaaaacaatgatgGACACATTCATTGTTAAGAAGTCATTACATGTAACAGTGGAGTAATTGGAAGACCGTATGCGTGTGATAATCCTACAAAGAAACCGTCGTCAGACGATCTACTCTCGAAAAATGGACTAATGGCCGGCCTGCCAGCCAAAATcaatctctctttctcttgaTAGGAATACTGAAGTTGACGGCAAGACGATGGCAACTGCGTGTAGCATGTGCAGTACTTCGACGTCCAGTCCAGGTGCCTCGACTCGAATGATATCCGTGGTCCAACACAGAGAGACAGGGAGATTAAGGCAGGAACAGTGTTCGCTTCACGAATCAAAGACACCGGTTTAGTAActtgtcgtcgccggcgcagcgagggcgacggcgacggcgaggggtcGGGGTGCAGGCATGAACAATAAAGGAGCTACTCGATCCTAGGGTACGTGCAATGCATGCCATGGTTTGCAGGGAGAAGGCCAGTTTTGACATCCatagtttttctttgttttcctcTTGTTTTGTGGGTTAGGCGGCCATCGAACTGCCTCACGAATGAACATGCATTCGGACGGTTACATGCTAATTGTAATGCAGGAACCGTTTCTACTGGTTATGCATCATCATGAATTAAATGCCAGGATCACGAGGACCGAGCAGTGCTCGGGTGGTCGAGCTGCCGGGGATCGAACTCGCGTCACTCACCGGGTATTTTTCTCTTACACACATGGAAACGCGCATGCGTGTGTCGTGGTGTGTTCGTGTATGTCTCGTGTtctatccttaaaaaaatgccAGGATCACCGATGCAATGCATGTAGATGCTGTGTACCAATTATATACCAAAAATTGATTACATGTAGTagatatgtacatatatacctcTAGTATTTTCCCAACAACTATAAAGTTTTCATGTATACtctctttacttttattttatttttattcgaCGCTGTTAAATCTTAGATATATGTttgaatatttcttttatttgaaaattttatataattattaattattttataatttgacttgttattaaaatattttttatgtgatttaaatatttacatcaaatttttaaataaaaaacatgtaagCACAGTTTGTCACGGCCTGTAGTACAGTAGCCGGTGCGGTTTGCACAGGGTATCGCCACGTACACAGATTCAGGAGTCGTCCTTGTTGGGGCCTGAGACCAAGTCATGGTCTTGCTTAAATACACTatagtttagtttagttttgttttggcTAAGGTGGCATCTGGGAGTTGGCCGTTTCACCACCGACCAAACAACCCTGCCTTTTCTGTGTTGACGCTGATCGTTCTCTCAAACCCATACCCCATGCCAATTAACGTCTTGATTATGATCCCAATGACATGACCGCCGCCCGAAATTGCCGCTTCATTATATGGATCAGTACCGTATCGATCTCCTCTCAATTCTtctaaccttttttttgtttatatatctTCTCCTCTCGTTCTTTTacgtctttaaaaaaaaaagaaaagcctcaAAAATACTCCGTCGTCACAGAAACACGCATACAAAGTGGTGCTGTTATATACAacatgtcacgcccggagttttatcccaaacctaaaatcgtaaaaagaaatttagtgtaaatttctgaGCGTGACACAACATAGGTATAGAAAAGCTTTATATATTAGCTTCCAAAATGTTTCAGCAGGTAACGTACATATATTCTAGGAagatctatttatatatagtcaGACCAACCTACGTACGTATTTACAAACCGAATACATACTTTAATTTGGGGATTTTTAACCGTttaaaacaaagcaaaaaaaaacactcaaaagtaattaatcatatatgtgtgtattgTAGCAGTACTCCTTATTAAAGCTGGTGAAGTGGCTGTAGCTATCAAGAGACGACATTGACGGTGGCGATCGCGAGGCGAGCCTACGCGGCGGAGGGCGCCGGGAAGTACTTGACGGCGCCGGCCTCGGCGAGAGCCGCCCGCATCGGCTGgccggcgtcctcctcctctaccACCTCCTTGTAGTCGAGGCTCTCGTCGTTGTAGATGTCCCACCACTTGTTCACCAGCATCTTTATGTCCTCTCTCTCCATGTTCTCCTCTTTCCCGGTGAACCTCCATGGCTTCGACCCCTGCAAATTAACTGCATCAGATACCATGTCCATGGAGCTGGAAGGAGGAGACAGATTGATTAAGGTAGCGTGCGTACCGCTGCGCAGTAGTGGACGACCTTGACCTGGTCGAGGTCGACGTTCTCGGGGTGCCTCCAGAGCATGGCGAGCACGAGGTTGTACGCCGGCGGGATGGGCTTGTAGGTGTCGCGGAAGAACATGTTGAGGAAGTCCTGCTCGGCGaagggcgtcggcggcgtgaCGACGAGCGTGTCGAGCAGGTCCTTGGCGGTGCCGAGGCTGGGCTCGTGGACGAACATGCCGGCGTTGAAgtagagcggcggcggcgggccgagctcctgctgctgctccggccACGCCACCCTGTCGGGGCACTGCTGGCAGTAGCCGATCTTGTACTGCGGCGTGTGGCTCCACGTCTTCTCGCAGAAGCAGTCCTTGACGGCGTAGAAGCTGCCCTTGTCGAGGTCGAACAGGTGGTCGATGTTGTCGAACACCTGGATGTCGGCGTCGAGGTAGACCATCCGCTCGTACTCGACGAACTCCCAGATGCGGAGCTTGGAGTAGTTGATCACGTAGTACGCCATGGCGAACTGCGTCTGGCTCTCCGGCGGGTACACCGGCTGGATCTCCCGGACGACGCAGCCCTGGTCGAGCAGCTTGCGGCGGTGCTCGACGGGGACATCCGGCAGCACGGCCACCACCAGCGGGTACGCCGCCCGCACGCGCCGCAGGCCCTTGGCGAGCCCCACCACGCCCTTCCAGTAGTCGCCGTTGCCGGCCAGGAACGTCACGTACGCcctcctcttcgccgccgccttcttcttctccgtcgccgtcgacaaGTTCGGCCCCATCATGGACAGTGATCCGACGAACAATCGATCGAACACTTGGATTGCAAGAAGACGAGAAATGCGTGGATGGATTGGTGCGTGTTGCTCGCAGCTGCAGATGCTTCGTGAGCTTATAtagagagcggcggcgagacTGGTCGCCGCTACCCGTGGCGGTTTTTCGGTTGGGGTCGGCTGGTCTGGCTGATCTGGGACGTACACGTGTCCGGGACGGGAGATCGGACGGCCGTGCTGGAAAGGGCGGGGCTCTGGAGAGATCTCGGGGAGGGGTTGGAGCGATATTTCTTTCTGGATTTATGAGGTGGGGCCCGATGAATATTCGTCGTAATGGTACCATCCAAATTGATAAagtggagttaaaaaaaagaaagagaaattaCGGAACAGCTTGTAATAAGAAAGTTAAGGCGGTTTGAATGTGGTAGATAAGTTTTTCGAATATTCGAATGGTCTTTTTAGGCGTGTTTGTTAGCTACCCTACTACTAATATTTTGGCAGTGTTAAATTCTTGGTGAAAGAACCAAAATGGATTCtcagagagaaagaaagagaaggtgAAATGGGAAATTGATGTGTAGTGATTTGAGGATTGGGAATCCATTACATTCCGCCGGAAATTAAGAAATGTTTATCTCTGCTCTGCAGTGCGGAGAAGTTGGACGGTCAAGAGACGATTACGCCATTTATTTGAACAATCCGGATAAtagcattattttattatggagTAAAAAGTGAGTCGGTAGTTGTACTACGTGGGCAACCCAGAGCCCAAATTACAGAAGACATGGACGTGTCGCTCGACGACTCAACTGAAGAAACCTGATGAAATGTTCTTTCTGACGTGTGCTTTGTTCCGACAAAAAGGGGAgggtattttctttttctggtaCTAACTAACGTGCAAGCACGATATCTGCAGAAGCATCTGAGCCTGTCTTTACTGTCGGCTCTACTTGTACTGTACGTGGTTGCATGAGAAACGATGGATCCTGCACGCTGCAACACGTCTACCATGTTCTTGTTGGGTCGACGGTCTCAGGGATCTCCCGTTTCCGTGCCGCGACAAACTAGGAAAGTCACGATCGACGATGGATATCTGCATCATCCGGTCGGTGTTGGTGTTCTTGGTTCGGTGATCCTGCATTCCTGCGTGTCCATACGATAATATGTCACCGACCATTCTTTATTTGTCCCTCtcaccaattaattaatatacattAAACATCGCTTCACCTTCAACACCGACCCATCATACAGAGTTATTATCCGTCGTATACATACAGTAGTACATACAAATCAACAAGAACACACAAGAAGAAAGAGGCTGGGCCCTTACCGGCAGGCCTAGCCCATCTTATGAGATGGGCCGCCACCTTTCTGGGTCGCCCTTCCCAATGCATTACTTATCAGCATCACGATGGGCTTCAGAGCACAGCACTGTACTGATAGACTGAACAGCTAAAAACTTCACAAGATTTGGCCCTGTATATTACCAAAAACATAGTAGTAAAGAAGTAAACCATGCAAATTTTCAGACTATTTTATTCCGGGGAAGTAACAGACCTGAATTTGTTTTAGGATCATGGTTTTAACATATGCCCACCATCTATCTTCGACAACTGCATTAACGAGGCACCATGCTGTCTTTGACACCATCGAATGGCAAAGACTGCATCAAGAAAGAGAAGCGTGCTTATGTTGACAGGACAAAACCGAGatatatgaattaaaaaaaggtcTTCAGCAAATCCTATGAACATAATTCCAAGCATTACAAGATGCTAGCTAAATGTCTGTGCATTGCAACAGACTAttaaaaatagcaaaattaaCTCTTGTTGACACAAGATCACATCTATGTTATActgtgtttaaaaaaatacacg includes:
- the LOC102721752 gene encoding transcription factor TGA2.1; the protein is MADASSRTDTSIVVDNDDKNHQLENGQSGAVMASNSSDRSDRSDKPMDQKTMRRLAQNREAARKSRLRKKAYVQQLESSKLKLAQLEQELQKARQQGIFISSSGDQTHAMSGNGALTFDLEYTRWLEEQNKQINELRTAVNAHASDSDLRLIVDGIMAHYDEIFKVKGTAAKADVFHILSGMWKTPAERCFLWLGGFRPSELLKLLANHLEPLTEQQLLGLNNLQESSQQAEDALSQGMEALQQSLADTLAGSLGSSGSSGNVANYMGQMAMAMGKLGTLENFLCQADNLRQQTLHQMQRILTIRQASRALLAIHDYFSRLRALSSLWLARPRE
- the LOC102722231 gene encoding galactinol synthase 2-like; its protein translation is MMGPNLSTATEKKKAAAKRRAYVTFLAGNGDYWKGVVGLAKGLRRVRAAYPLVVAVLPDVPVEHRRKLLDQGCVVREIQPVYPPESQTQFAMAYYVINYSKLRIWEFVEYERMVYLDADIQVFDNIDHLFDLDKGSFYAVKDCFCEKTWSHTPQYKIGYCQQCPDRVAWPEQQQELGPPPPLYFNAGMFVHEPSLGTAKDLLDTLVVTPPTPFAEQDFLNMFFRDTYKPIPPAYNLVLAMLWRHPENVDLDQVKVVHYCAAGSKPWRFTGKEENMEREDIKMLVNKWWDIYNDESLDYKEVVEEEDAGQPMRAALAEAGAVKYFPAPSAA